A genomic segment from Tuwongella immobilis encodes:
- a CDS encoding BatA domain-containing protein, with translation MHPVLITGAVLVGLPILLHLIMRQEPKRLPFPAFRFLKETVRTNQRKLKLRHWLLLAMRMLLIALLAAALFQPSIISDQFPITGDSPVATAIVLDTSPSMGYSVGERTRLDEAKTRALELLDELPEESPVVVIDTGESAGGLRWLNSTREARKIIEAIARPKPANKPVTAAIDQAYRLFPVLDRERDRPGETALPRLVAVFSDRTLSSWSSDRVPEILQSRDRVPPPEIRGLYLDVSVEKPINLGITRVQIQPAIIPADQPAIIQVTLQATGGDLENVLVCRIDGERTAEQQPVKLLAGETKQIRFRRTDLKPGIHQAEVTLLSPDALLGDNVRFATFRIREPRLILTISDEPDAAAYWKLALEASQQFSVEVKTPGELRDWKPADWNRYEAITLLSVAAPGSLTDRPGDPPLWSLLDAYINRGGKLIVFPGGDELKRADWNSPLAERILPGKLAELIVADPKKGETWLWNSLDTRHPLLAPFREWQQQQPPADFIRLPPVVFRYWKVTPSDTKSIIVSYGNEAQSPALLERTVGRGQVVLFTTPWDARRDSDDRPWNDYLQTSFYPVLSNLVIRYLLGDTVQRTFDYQAGTSVTVPIPLTVEGQAGQTFLLEGPGIGGSNALLKRTEAAPDRLIIDRDRTTTAGNFLVMQENRQALDGFSLNIDSEESLLERVEVANLEAVLGPDCVLPTGQAVDLRSMLDGRFNQPIDLFPWLMILLLLILAVENFLANRFYRRPSVAPVTPTNRQAGVAG, from the coding sequence GTGCATCCCGTTTTGATTACTGGCGCGGTTCTCGTGGGGTTGCCCATCTTGCTGCATTTGATTATGCGGCAGGAACCCAAGCGGCTCCCCTTCCCGGCGTTTCGGTTTCTGAAAGAGACCGTCCGCACCAATCAGCGCAAACTCAAGCTGCGACACTGGTTGCTGCTGGCGATGCGCATGCTGCTGATTGCTCTGCTGGCGGCGGCGCTGTTTCAGCCGTCCATCATTAGCGATCAATTCCCGATCACCGGCGATTCGCCCGTTGCCACGGCAATTGTCCTCGACACCAGCCCCAGCATGGGCTACAGCGTCGGCGAGCGCACGCGACTCGATGAGGCCAAGACGCGAGCGCTGGAACTGCTCGACGAACTCCCCGAAGAGAGCCCCGTGGTGGTGATCGACACCGGCGAATCAGCCGGGGGGCTGCGCTGGCTGAATTCGACCCGCGAAGCTCGCAAGATTATCGAAGCAATCGCCCGCCCCAAGCCCGCGAATAAGCCGGTCACGGCGGCAATCGATCAAGCCTATCGCTTGTTTCCCGTCCTGGACCGCGAGCGCGACCGCCCCGGCGAAACCGCACTCCCCCGCTTGGTCGCCGTCTTCTCGGACCGCACGCTTTCCAGTTGGAGTAGCGATCGCGTGCCGGAAATCCTCCAATCGCGAGACCGTGTCCCCCCGCCGGAAATTCGCGGATTGTATCTGGATGTCAGCGTGGAAAAGCCCATCAATCTTGGAATCACCCGCGTGCAAATTCAGCCGGCAATCATCCCGGCCGATCAGCCGGCCATCATTCAAGTGACGCTGCAAGCGACAGGCGGCGACCTGGAAAATGTGCTGGTCTGCCGAATCGACGGGGAGCGCACCGCCGAGCAGCAACCGGTGAAACTTCTGGCCGGCGAGACCAAGCAAATTCGCTTCCGCCGCACCGATCTCAAGCCAGGAATCCACCAAGCGGAAGTGACCCTGCTATCTCCCGATGCGCTCTTGGGCGATAATGTGCGATTCGCCACCTTCCGCATTCGGGAACCGCGTTTGATTCTGACCATCAGCGATGAGCCTGATGCCGCCGCGTACTGGAAGTTGGCCCTGGAAGCGAGCCAACAATTCAGCGTGGAAGTGAAAACACCGGGCGAACTCCGCGATTGGAAACCCGCGGACTGGAATCGCTACGAAGCGATTACGCTGCTAAGTGTGGCCGCGCCGGGATCGCTGACCGATCGTCCGGGCGATCCGCCGCTGTGGTCGCTACTGGATGCCTACATCAATCGCGGTGGCAAGCTGATTGTCTTTCCCGGTGGCGATGAATTGAAGCGAGCGGATTGGAATAGTCCACTGGCAGAACGAATTCTGCCCGGCAAACTGGCGGAACTGATCGTCGCGGACCCGAAAAAGGGCGAAACGTGGTTGTGGAATAGTCTGGATACGCGGCACCCGCTTCTGGCACCGTTCCGCGAATGGCAGCAACAGCAACCGCCGGCCGACTTCATCCGCCTGCCGCCGGTGGTGTTCCGCTATTGGAAAGTCACCCCCAGCGACACCAAATCGATCATCGTCTCCTACGGCAACGAAGCGCAATCGCCCGCGCTGCTGGAACGCACCGTTGGCCGGGGGCAAGTGGTGTTGTTCACCACACCCTGGGACGCCCGACGGGATTCCGACGATCGACCGTGGAATGACTATCTGCAAACGTCGTTCTATCCGGTGCTCTCGAATCTGGTCATTCGCTATCTGCTGGGCGACACGGTGCAACGCACCTTCGATTATCAAGCCGGAACCAGCGTAACAGTCCCGATTCCGCTGACGGTCGAAGGCCAAGCGGGACAGACTTTCTTGCTGGAAGGACCGGGCATCGGCGGCAGCAACGCGCTGCTGAAACGCACCGAAGCCGCCCCGGATCGGCTCATCATCGACCGAGACCGCACCACCACCGCCGGCAACTTCCTGGTCATGCAGGAAAACCGCCAGGCATTGGATGGCTTCAGCCTGAATATCGATTCCGAGGAAAGCCTGCTGGAGCGGGTCGAAGTCGCCAACTTGGAAGCCGTGCTGGGGCCGGATTGCGTCCTGCCGACTGGTCAAGCGGTCGATCTGCGCTCCATGCTGGATGGCCGATTCAATCAACCGATTGATCTATTCCCTTGGTTGATGATTTTGCTGCTCCTGATTTTGGCAGTCGAAAATTTCCTGGCGAATCGCTTCTATCGGCGGCCCAGCGTCGCCCCAGTCACACCAACCAATCGCCAAGCGGGAGTTGCGGGATGA
- a CDS encoding glutamine amidotransferase → MNSDSLWYAITRPAYPFSQGWVGLALLLGVAVVLIGLTIATYVNSPQTTRKRLFTLVLLRVLALLVALLVVLRPSLAIEEDPKLPSLLFLVADHSESMTIRDEFNNQSRWEALKAALEKSQPILDRLRDEQNVQVELYRFASEFDDKTDKLEPTTMPNGSRTDFGTMLARFADRLQNEPMPVRGMVVLSDGADNGIRRSALTEAERFRSLGVAVDTFGVGQQTTRGDTRDIALVAITPEPSPVAIKGKLTIKLRANAPGYEGAKVNVRLSFDDKEVKIEPVTLLKTTNNEFELTVDAPATPGEIKVVAKIDPLAGEITQLNNVIETYVTVTKEGLSVLVIDRLRLEEKFIREALSSDKRIRFYESIRQTDTPPAAGNDLLGLDQRFYDVIILGNVSARRLAAGNPQVLAKIAALVRDQGVGLLMMGGEDSFGGTPGQPGSGDWAGTPIADILPVEFDVAGQVDEPIDMVPTRDGLAHYLMRLDPLLANNELLWQKLNDPANKTRLNGMTRLGRPKVDATVLARVGDPVKGPPILVGRNAVGKGRTLAFGGDSTWMWRRLGIAQRIGQPSTREGVELHRRFWKQVVLWLAHQDEIEGNAYVLPEFRRLPVRGKQTLRMGLRGKSGVELPQSEFRYQVLAPGEEPNQSKERPPERDPDGKPRVPYEPTQPGEYRVFVSAKGKDVDGSEVVGEATARFLVYPDVSEEMLRQAADHDFLGRLAGLTNGNFRLAEELPKYLEELSNRPLPGLKPKPRFIPDWKRDGTPGFLPGVLILFVALLGLEWGLRRVWGMV, encoded by the coding sequence ATGAACAGCGATTCGCTTTGGTATGCCATCACCCGCCCCGCGTATCCCTTCTCGCAAGGTTGGGTGGGGCTGGCTCTGCTGCTGGGTGTCGCGGTGGTGCTCATTGGTCTGACCATCGCCACCTATGTGAACTCGCCACAAACCACCCGCAAACGGCTGTTTACGTTGGTGTTGTTGCGGGTGCTGGCGTTGCTCGTCGCCCTGCTGGTGGTGCTGCGCCCGTCGCTGGCCATCGAAGAAGATCCCAAGCTGCCGTCGCTGTTGTTTCTGGTCGCAGATCATTCCGAAAGCATGACCATCCGCGATGAATTCAACAATCAATCACGCTGGGAAGCGCTGAAGGCCGCACTGGAAAAATCGCAACCAATCCTGGATCGACTGCGCGATGAGCAGAATGTCCAAGTCGAACTCTACCGCTTTGCCAGCGAATTCGACGACAAGACAGACAAACTCGAACCGACCACGATGCCCAACGGCAGCCGCACCGACTTCGGCACGATGTTGGCCCGATTCGCGGATCGCCTGCAAAATGAGCCAATGCCGGTACGCGGAATGGTGGTCCTGAGCGATGGAGCGGACAACGGTATCCGTCGATCTGCGCTGACCGAAGCCGAGCGATTTCGCAGTCTGGGCGTCGCCGTGGACACCTTCGGCGTGGGCCAACAAACCACCCGAGGCGACACCCGCGATATCGCCCTGGTCGCCATCACCCCCGAACCCTCCCCCGTCGCCATCAAGGGCAAACTCACGATCAAACTGCGCGCCAACGCCCCCGGCTACGAAGGTGCGAAAGTCAACGTGCGGCTTTCATTCGATGACAAAGAAGTGAAAATCGAACCCGTGACGCTGCTGAAAACCACCAACAACGAATTCGAGCTGACGGTTGATGCCCCCGCCACCCCCGGCGAAATCAAAGTCGTTGCCAAGATCGACCCACTCGCGGGCGAAATCACCCAGCTCAACAACGTCATCGAAACCTACGTTACCGTCACCAAAGAAGGGCTGAGCGTCTTGGTGATCGACCGGCTCCGACTCGAAGAAAAGTTCATCCGCGAAGCGCTCAGCAGCGACAAACGCATTCGCTTCTACGAATCGATTCGACAAACTGATACTCCACCCGCCGCCGGCAACGACCTGCTCGGCTTGGATCAGCGATTCTACGATGTCATCATCCTGGGCAACGTCTCCGCTCGCCGATTGGCTGCGGGCAACCCGCAAGTGTTGGCGAAAATCGCGGCGTTGGTGCGAGATCAAGGCGTGGGATTGCTCATGATGGGCGGCGAAGACAGCTTCGGGGGCACGCCCGGACAGCCCGGCTCCGGAGATTGGGCCGGTACCCCCATTGCCGATATTCTCCCCGTGGAATTCGATGTTGCCGGGCAAGTCGATGAGCCTATCGACATGGTCCCCACTCGCGATGGATTGGCCCACTATCTGATGCGGCTCGATCCGTTGTTGGCCAACAACGAATTGCTGTGGCAGAAACTCAACGACCCCGCCAATAAAACGCGGCTCAACGGCATGACGCGATTGGGACGGCCCAAAGTCGATGCCACCGTCTTGGCCCGTGTCGGCGATCCGGTCAAAGGCCCACCGATTCTCGTGGGGCGAAACGCGGTCGGCAAAGGTCGCACCCTCGCATTCGGCGGCGATTCCACCTGGATGTGGCGGCGACTGGGCATCGCCCAACGCATTGGCCAACCGTCCACCCGCGAAGGTGTCGAACTCCATCGCCGATTTTGGAAACAAGTCGTTCTGTGGCTGGCCCATCAGGACGAAATCGAAGGCAATGCCTATGTGCTGCCCGAATTCCGCCGACTTCCCGTGCGTGGCAAACAGACCCTGCGCATGGGACTTCGCGGCAAATCCGGCGTCGAACTCCCTCAAAGCGAATTCCGCTACCAAGTGTTGGCACCCGGCGAGGAGCCGAATCAATCCAAAGAACGGCCACCCGAACGCGACCCCGACGGCAAACCGCGTGTCCCCTACGAACCCACCCAACCCGGTGAGTACCGCGTCTTCGTTTCCGCCAAGGGCAAAGATGTCGATGGCAGCGAAGTCGTCGGCGAAGCCACCGCACGATTCTTGGTCTATCCCGATGTCAGCGAAGAAATGCTCCGACAAGCGGCCGACCATGATTTCCTGGGCCGACTCGCAGGATTGACCAACGGCAACTTCCGACTCGCCGAAGAATTGCCCAAATATCTCGAAGAATTGAGCAACCGACCGCTCCCTGGATTGAAACCGAAACCCCGATTCATCCCCGATTGGAAACGCGACGGTACCCCCGGCTTCCTTCCCGGCGTGTTGATTCTGTTTGTCGCCCTACTCGGCCTGGAGTGGGGACTCCGCCGCGTCTGGGGAATGGTCTAA
- a CDS encoding DUF1501 domain-containing protein, translated as MHTNWNRTGLTSPMGRREFLRAGSLSLAGLTLPELLAARQSSPLHARPSRKPAKACILLFMWGGPAHQDTWDLKPDSPAIYRGESKPMATRVPGIQISEHLPKLAQRTDKLAIIRSLTHDNVDHITAPHYLLTGRDMTTRSQPRSDDFPNIGAVMAKLGRGTGPLPPNISMMPVVPNGAPRFVESTHGQDGGWMGPLMHPMRIDADGSKPDYRVGEFALREEISRSRMLERQALRQSLDAQIRRLESAPVLQAAGSHYDRAFTLLSRPEVTRAFDLTQEPISVRERYGMNIHGQSVLQARRLVEAGVPLVTVFWPNDGITNVSVYWDTHNRNFIDLKTRLCPVTDLAFSALLDDLEQRGMLDETLVVWTGEMGRTPKVGQSVVGGAGAGADGRDHWANVFCSVLAGGGIRGGVVHGSSDRYAAYPATNPTPPADLVATIYHCLGVPPETQIHDRLGRPLTLCEGRPIDAILG; from the coding sequence ATGCACACCAACTGGAACCGGACCGGCCTCACCTCCCCGATGGGCCGCCGTGAATTTCTTCGGGCCGGGTCGCTGTCGCTGGCCGGTCTCACCCTGCCGGAATTGCTCGCCGCTCGCCAATCATCGCCACTCCACGCTCGGCCCAGCCGAAAACCCGCGAAGGCGTGTATCCTTCTGTTCATGTGGGGTGGCCCCGCGCATCAGGATACCTGGGATCTGAAGCCGGATTCCCCGGCGATCTATCGCGGCGAATCCAAACCGATGGCCACCCGCGTGCCCGGCATTCAGATCAGCGAACATCTTCCGAAATTGGCACAACGCACCGACAAGTTAGCCATCATTCGCTCGCTGACCCATGACAATGTCGATCATATCACCGCGCCGCACTATCTGCTCACGGGTCGGGATATGACCACGCGCAGTCAGCCACGCAGTGATGATTTTCCGAATATCGGTGCGGTCATGGCCAAACTCGGACGCGGAACCGGGCCACTCCCCCCGAATATCTCGATGATGCCGGTGGTGCCCAATGGTGCGCCGCGGTTTGTGGAATCAACACATGGCCAAGACGGGGGTTGGATGGGACCGCTGATGCACCCCATGCGTATCGATGCGGATGGCTCCAAGCCCGACTACCGAGTCGGCGAGTTTGCCCTGCGCGAAGAGATTAGTCGCAGTCGCATGTTGGAACGGCAAGCCCTTCGCCAATCACTGGATGCGCAAATTCGCCGACTGGAATCCGCTCCCGTGTTGCAAGCCGCGGGCAGTCATTACGATCGGGCCTTTACACTCTTGTCTCGCCCGGAAGTGACGCGGGCATTCGATCTAACGCAAGAACCAATCTCGGTGCGAGAACGCTACGGCATGAACATCCACGGGCAATCCGTGCTGCAAGCGCGGCGATTGGTGGAAGCCGGGGTGCCGCTGGTGACCGTCTTTTGGCCCAATGATGGCATCACGAATGTCAGCGTCTATTGGGACACGCACAATCGCAACTTCATCGACCTGAAGACGCGATTATGTCCGGTCACAGATTTGGCATTCTCGGCACTGTTGGATGATCTCGAGCAGCGCGGTATGCTGGATGAAACGCTTGTCGTTTGGACTGGCGAGATGGGCCGCACGCCGAAAGTCGGGCAATCGGTGGTGGGGGGAGCCGGTGCGGGTGCGGATGGACGGGATCATTGGGCGAATGTTTTCTGTTCGGTCTTGGCCGGCGGTGGCATTCGCGGAGGTGTGGTGCATGGCTCCAGCGATCGCTATGCCGCTTACCCGGCCACAAATCCGACGCCACCCGCCGATCTGGTCGCCACCATCTATCATTGTTTGGGGGTGCCGCCCGAGACTCAGATTCACGACCGACTCGGACGACCGCTAACCCTCTGCGAAGGACGGCCGATTGACGCGATATTGGGCTGA
- a CDS encoding Gfo/Idh/MocA family protein produces the protein MTTPNNSPSTNRRDFLAATSAVTAASLLSPGGVFAAGNGTLKVGLVGCGGRGTGAATNALNADPGVKITALADVFPEQVGKSLNLLAREYPGRVEVPADRQFSGFDAYQQLLKTDVDVVLLCTPPGFRPQHLKAAVEAGKHIFCEKPMAVDAVGVRSVIETSKLAKQKKLNLVGGFCYRYDLPKRETIKRIHDGAIGDVLTIHTSYNTGTIWHRGSNPKWSEMEYQMRNWYYFTWLSGDHYVEQHIHSIDKALWVMKDQHPVSAVALGGRQQRTDEKYGNIWDHFSVIFEYANGAKVFTNTRQQAGCYNEVTDYVYGTKGIAELMSHKIDVFGGSKWNYSGDAPNMYDYEHVELFQAIRKGTTINDGETMTASTLMGIMGRMAAYTGKKITWEEALNSKESLVPSTFAWGANPVPPIAIPGKTKFA, from the coding sequence ATGACGACTCCCAACAATTCGCCGTCCACCAATCGCCGCGACTTTTTGGCCGCCACCAGCGCGGTGACTGCTGCTTCGCTGCTGTCGCCCGGCGGCGTGTTCGCGGCTGGCAATGGCACGCTGAAGGTTGGTCTTGTGGGCTGCGGTGGCCGGGGTACCGGCGCGGCAACGAACGCGCTGAATGCCGATCCGGGGGTGAAGATCACCGCGTTAGCCGATGTGTTCCCCGAACAAGTGGGCAAGTCGCTGAATCTGTTGGCTCGTGAATATCCTGGTCGTGTTGAAGTCCCGGCCGATCGCCAATTCTCGGGCTTCGATGCCTATCAACAACTGCTGAAGACGGATGTCGATGTGGTGCTCTTGTGCACCCCGCCGGGATTCCGCCCGCAGCATTTGAAGGCCGCTGTCGAAGCCGGCAAGCACATTTTCTGCGAAAAGCCGATGGCCGTGGATGCGGTGGGCGTTCGTTCGGTGATTGAAACGTCGAAGCTCGCCAAGCAAAAGAAGCTCAATCTGGTGGGTGGATTCTGCTATCGCTACGATCTTCCCAAGCGTGAAACCATCAAGCGGATTCACGATGGTGCCATCGGCGATGTGCTGACCATCCATACCAGCTACAACACCGGCACGATTTGGCACCGCGGCTCCAATCCGAAGTGGAGCGAAATGGAATACCAGATGCGCAACTGGTATTACTTCACCTGGTTGTCGGGTGATCACTACGTGGAGCAACATATTCACAGCATCGACAAGGCGCTGTGGGTGATGAAAGATCAGCACCCGGTCAGCGCGGTCGCGCTCGGTGGTCGGCAACAACGCACCGACGAAAAGTATGGCAACATCTGGGATCACTTCTCGGTGATCTTTGAATACGCCAACGGTGCCAAGGTGTTCACCAACACTCGCCAACAAGCCGGTTGCTACAACGAAGTGACCGATTATGTCTATGGCACCAAGGGCATTGCGGAACTGATGTCGCACAAGATCGACGTCTTCGGCGGTTCGAAGTGGAATTATTCGGGCGATGCTCCGAATATGTACGACTACGAACATGTCGAACTGTTCCAAGCCATTCGCAAGGGAACGACCATCAATGACGGCGAAACCATGACCGCCAGCACGCTGATGGGCATCATGGGCCGCATGGCTGCCTACACCGGCAAGAAGATCACCTGGGAAGAAGCGCTGAACTCGAAGGAATCGCTGGTGCCCAGCACCTTCGCGTGGGGTGCCAACCCGGTGCCGCCGATTGCGATTCCGGGCAAGACCAAGTTTGCATGA
- a CDS encoding DUF58 domain-containing protein, with translation MTAERYLRPEVIRQVARLDLRAKFIVEGFLSGLHASPFHGFSVEFSEHRKYSPGDDLKDMDWNVYAKTDKYYVKKFEAETNMTGYLVMDLSASMGYTYRQELTKFEYGICLAAALAYLMIYQQDPVGLVTCDEKIRAVIPPKSKRSQLPTMLSVLANLKPSGQTNLASSMMQLATLLRSKSLIMVFSDLLTDTDELMKSLYRLRFPGHEIILFHILDEAEVHFPFDGLIEFEDVEASDRLVLDAKGMRSDYLDAVEGFRTKLREECGRANIDYVPMDTSVGFDKALLEYLIQRQRRFG, from the coding sequence ATGACGGCCGAACGCTACCTGCGACCCGAAGTGATTCGGCAAGTCGCCCGCTTGGATCTTCGGGCGAAATTCATCGTCGAGGGGTTCCTTTCGGGGCTGCATGCCTCGCCATTTCATGGCTTTTCCGTCGAATTCAGCGAACATCGCAAATACAGTCCCGGCGACGATCTGAAGGACATGGATTGGAACGTCTACGCCAAAACCGACAAGTATTACGTCAAGAAATTTGAAGCCGAAACGAACATGACCGGCTATCTGGTCATGGATCTATCTGCTTCCATGGGTTACACCTATCGCCAGGAATTGACCAAATTCGAATATGGAATTTGCCTGGCCGCCGCGCTCGCGTATTTGATGATTTATCAGCAAGACCCGGTGGGGTTGGTGACCTGCGACGAGAAGATTCGCGCGGTGATTCCGCCGAAATCGAAGCGCTCGCAATTGCCGACCATGCTCAGCGTGCTGGCCAATCTGAAGCCGTCTGGCCAGACCAATTTAGCCAGTTCCATGATGCAATTGGCCACGCTACTGCGGTCGAAATCGCTGATTATGGTGTTCAGCGATTTGCTCACCGACACCGACGAATTGATGAAAAGTCTGTACCGGTTGCGATTTCCGGGCCACGAGATTATTCTGTTTCACATCTTGGACGAGGCCGAGGTTCACTTCCCATTCGATGGCTTAATCGAATTTGAGGACGTGGAAGCCAGCGATCGCTTGGTGCTGGATGCCAAGGGAATGCGCTCGGATTATCTCGATGCCGTGGAAGGATTTCGGACCAAACTCCGCGAAGAATGCGGCCGCGCCAATATCGATTATGTGCCGATGGATACCTCGGTTGGATTCGACAAAGCCCTGTTGGAATATCTGATTCAACGGCAACGTCGCTTCGGTTAA
- a CDS encoding Gfo/Idh/MocA family protein, whose protein sequence is MTAFHSLNRRTFTRTVFVGGLALALPNVRAAGPNDRLNLAFVGVGTMGRGHLGGFLGMPDVQVVAVCDVVNERSEAAQKSVNARYASQRNRADYHGCEIVVDYRKLLDRKDIDAVVIATPDHWHALPAVHFAQAGKHIYCEKPLTRTIGEGKRIIDAVKKSGIVFQTGSQQRTEFGGKFRIAMEFIRAGALGDVKTVRVGVGAPNKPCDLPEQPIPAGTDWDRWLGPAPKRGYNEILCPKGVHGHFPAWRNYREYAGGGLADMGAHHFDIAQWALGMDDSGPVTIESPAGNADSGLRYVYANGIEMFHGGPSGCTFEGTLGKLYVDRGVIQATPAALLEQFLAKRGVSAAPTDHKRDWIDCIRKGGTPACPASVGHRSATVCHLGNIGYQLRRKLTWDPVKEQFVNDDAANALVDPAMREGWAF, encoded by the coding sequence ATGACTGCTTTCCATTCTCTGAATCGTCGCACATTCACCCGCACGGTTTTTGTCGGTGGCTTGGCATTGGCGCTGCCCAACGTCCGAGCGGCTGGTCCCAATGATCGCTTGAATCTGGCGTTTGTCGGTGTTGGCACCATGGGACGGGGCCATCTGGGTGGTTTCCTGGGCATGCCCGATGTCCAAGTCGTCGCGGTTTGCGATGTGGTCAACGAACGCTCGGAAGCGGCGCAGAAGTCGGTGAATGCCCGCTATGCCTCGCAGCGGAATCGGGCCGACTATCACGGCTGTGAAATCGTCGTTGATTATCGCAAGTTGTTGGACCGAAAAGACATCGATGCGGTGGTGATTGCCACGCCCGACCATTGGCATGCACTACCGGCCGTGCATTTCGCCCAGGCGGGCAAACACATTTACTGCGAAAAGCCGCTCACCCGCACCATTGGCGAAGGGAAGCGGATTATTGATGCGGTCAAAAAATCCGGCATCGTCTTCCAGACGGGAAGCCAACAACGCACGGAATTCGGCGGCAAGTTCCGCATTGCCATGGAGTTCATTCGCGCGGGGGCATTGGGAGACGTGAAGACGGTTCGCGTCGGTGTGGGAGCGCCGAACAAGCCGTGCGATCTCCCCGAACAGCCGATTCCCGCGGGGACGGATTGGGACCGCTGGCTGGGGCCAGCGCCGAAGCGTGGGTACAACGAAATCCTTTGCCCCAAGGGGGTGCATGGGCATTTTCCCGCGTGGCGGAACTATCGCGAATATGCGGGCGGCGGGTTGGCCGACATGGGGGCCCACCATTTTGACATTGCCCAATGGGCACTCGGCATGGACGATTCCGGCCCGGTGACGATCGAATCACCTGCCGGAAATGCTGACAGCGGCTTGCGTTACGTCTACGCCAACGGCATCGAGATGTTCCATGGCGGCCCCAGTGGTTGCACCTTTGAAGGGACGCTCGGAAAACTGTACGTCGATCGTGGCGTGATTCAAGCCACTCCGGCAGCACTGTTGGAGCAATTCTTGGCCAAACGCGGCGTCTCCGCCGCGCCGACCGACCATAAACGCGATTGGATCGATTGCATTCGCAAGGGCGGAACTCCCGCTTGTCCCGCATCGGTCGGGCATCGATCGGCAACGGTCTGTCATTTGGGCAACATTGGCTATCAACTCCGTCGCAAGCTGACCTGGGATCCGGTGAAGGAACAATTTGTCAACGATGATGCCGCCAATGCGCTCGTCGATCCGGCCATGCGCGAAGGTTGGGCATTCTGA